CAATGTATAATGCTTTACCATGTCAGGTCACCAAGAAAAGCTCGAAGTCCATCAGCAATGGTGTTGGTTGAAGGCAATGTTATGATCTTTCCAGCAGCCTTGGACTGGGCAGAATCATCAGCACCCTTTGGTTCTGCTGCCAGAATACGTATTGAAGGGTTTATGGCCTTGGCAGCCAGTGCCACACCAGAAATTAAACCACCACCTGTAGTGTAGCCAAAAGTATATGCATGCgtcaaaatagaaaagaaagacTTGTGTTACAGAAGAAGTTAATACAGTAGAGTACAGACCACTGATTGGAACAATTATTGTGTCAATTTCAGGGACTTCCTCCAAAAGTTCGAGAGACACTGTACCTTGACCACTGAAAGAAAACATCATATCAGAATTTGCATGATTCACTGAAAAGTTCATGTTTGCTATTCAATAAGCTAAGAGTACACATTTTAAAGTGGCAAGACATGGAAAGAAACTAAGGTTGTTAAACACAAGCTGTATGAAATATGTCAAGTAGATATTGCCCTTTTTAGTCTAGGCtggtatataaaaaaaatcatgaaaccTGGATGAAATATGATTTAAGAGTAATGATATCATATACAGTTTGAATTAAGTGCTGATTTCATGAATTGATAGTGAACCAAGGCTACTATCAAGTAATTTCATATACTCGTAAGAAGAAGAGCCTATCAAAGTTCACCCCGCTCTGTCCATTTCAAATCCCAAATGGACTTCTTTTGCATCAAAGTAGTAAGCTCAGGAATTGGGACTACCAGATAAACAATAGAGTACTAGTGACATGTTCAATCCACTTAGACTTTAGCAGCACCAGTATCTAGGGGTATGATATGTTAAAGCAAACAGCTTTTAGTCTCTGTACAATGTGTTCATGATTTGAGATATGAACAAACTTTCCGCATAGCAACAGAGCAACTCAATAAAAAAGAACTTAGAACAGAGAAATCATACCTGATAGTGTTTTTATTATTGAATGGGTGAACAAGAATAGCACCAGTTTCCTCCTGAACTCTTTTAGCAACAGATTCTCTTGATTCAATGGAGACATCACTCCAGATAATATGGCCACCGTACCGCTTAACATTGTCAACCTTACATGCCGGTGCATTTCTTGGAATGACAATGTAAGCAGGTATTCCGCGTAGCTTTGCAGCAAGAGCCACTGCAGCAGCATGGTTCCCACTGAGAAGAAACCATTTCAATCAGTTCAGTTCACTGTGATGCTTCTTAGGATTAGGATGCCAGGTAACATTGCAATAACTATGAAGCTAGCACTAACCTGCTATGCGTCACAACGCCCTTGGAtgcctcatcatcatcaagcgCAAATATCGAATTGGAAGCGCCTCGGATCTTGAACGCCCCTCTACATCATATATTCATATCCCCACACAAGCAATTAGCAGCAGGTAGAAATTAGCATGGCAGATATGCCAAACAacacgcgggggggggggggggggcagtgACTCTCACGCCTTCTGGAAGCACTCGCACTTGAAGAACAGCTGCTTCCCCACTATGGCATCGATCGATGTTGATGACAGAACGGGCGTCTTGTGCACGTATGGTGCGATGCGAGCCTGCGCCTCCCTGATGGAGTGGATGTCCGCGGCATAGCCATGGCTTTctgcgccatcgccgccacttCCACCTCTGCTCCCCATCAGGCCCTAGTAAGTACTCGTGTTAGCTAGCACCACATCAATTCTCAATATTGTCCTTAGCTCAGTGATATGGGCTTCAAATTCAGTGACTGAAATACTGCGCGCAAGATAGTAACTAGTATTCCATCAAAAGAACTgcacaaaaaataaaatctatccCATTACATTGAGGGGAGGGCAAACGCAAATGGGGACTACATCAGTGGAGTAGTAACTGCATCACCAGGAAGGCAATCAACAGAGAAAAATATCAAGAACTATATGATTCGAGCAGGCAAGGTGACTCAAGAAACTAACCGAGGATTTGGAGGAGCAGGTGCAGAAATCTTGCGCGGAGAGGAATCCGAAGCAAGGAGAAATCGCCTAACCTTGAGTGACAGTCCGGGCGGAGatttggaagttttttttttttcctatttgagCGATGAAATCCAAGAACCTAACGAGAAGAAGATGGCGTTGTGGTGATTGACGACTTGAGGGGCAGCCGTGCAGCCTGCAGGCCACTGTCTTGTTTGGGCTAAACTTATCTAATGGGCCTCCATTGTTGATATCTACGAGATCGTGTTTCCGAGCCCATTTAAAGCAATTTGCATCTGCTCAGCCCATATCGGGTATTAACCCTACCGATTCTGAGCAAGAAAGTCTTCACCTGAATCTTTCGCATTTCTGCTTTTACGTTTGCTCCCTGGAATACTAGATTCCCAGAGCATCGAGCTGCGACAAGTAATAGCTATTAAGCCGATAATAATTATACTCGTCAAGCATTTCTTGATCAATCTGTGATCACGTAATGGCGGTAGATACAGAAAGTATTCTAGTTTTGCCTTTAGGGAGTAATCGATCACTGAGTGTGAGTCATTCGCAGATCACCATACGTAAGGAAAGGATCACAGGGAAACGCTCATCACTGTCAGTGTTCCCCAGGGAGGTCATGAAATCTGCTCAATGGGGCACGGCATAGTGTATTGCCTCTATTTTTTACAAGCATTTGTCGCGCTTGACTAAAAAATGCACACATTAAGGAAATCactgtcatattaattttgacAAAAATGTCATCTGCTAATGCTGTTGCATGAAAAAATTTGACAGTTATCATCTGCTAAAAGAGAATAAGAGACCATATTGATGATTGGCTCCTGCTAAGGGTGGAGATCGCTCTATGCGGGCTGATTCCAGAGTTGACATTCACATTTTGCCTGGGCACTAAATTAACTACGGATAGATACAGCTTAGCTGGACGATGACTTGCCACTTGGAATGTCGGATACTGCTTGGCTTTTCTTCAGTGATTCCGTAGGCTACTGCTACAATCGATGTCAGTAGTGACACCTGCCTCTACCTGCAGTTCTTCAGGATTCATGTACTAAGAACCCACTCAGGAACAACCTTCCCCTAAACGAGCTGAACAGCTAGTCTTAAACAAACCAGTTGTTTAACTAGAAATTAAGCAGCCAGCTCAACTGATTGACTGTCAGGTTAAGCTATCGCCTATCGGATGACGCCACGATGCAGTAAAACAAAAAACAGCGCCTTGATTAACTATCACGCAACTCGATCGGATTAGCTCCCATGTGTTTGACTTTTGGATGCCAACTTTGCGTTAAATCGTCCGAGTTTGAATTTTTCGCGCGATTTTAAACGAAGATGCCAGATGGCTCTTCTCTAAACAACGCTTAAAGATACCATCAGAGCAAGAAATCTCTGCGTGGTTCGAGAGATTAGCTGTTATCCAGGGAGAACCGTCACCTGTTTTTGTTACTACTCCAGTTAAAAATAACCCAAACCTGATTTGACTTCGATTGTTTTTGAAACGCCGGCCGGTTCGCTTACACGTCTGTGCTTGAAAACAAATTAATCTGAGTTGAATTTGATTCGTTGTTTCAAGAGGATTTCCTGGCAGCATGCCCAACCTTGTTCGGCTGTTCCCACATATTCTATAATTCAAAATTTGATGCGAACGATTGCAGACGCAAGTATGCTGGCACCACAAGCGAACGAAGCAAATCCaggtcaaatttgaatttaaaacttTTTCTATCCAAAGCGCTCCGGTCATCCAGGCGTTTAAATATTTATTCGGGGAGTACTTGACGTGTGGAACGTTTAAACGGGAGGCGTGATTTCAAATTGTAAACGGCATCTTTGTCTTTTGTGTATGAATGTCTTAGCCCGAAAGACGTGGACAGATGCATTTTCAAAATGACCTATACCCTCCgtttatgaatctggacatacctaaatgtccagattcgttatgTCAAAATTCGTTGTATTATACTaggttaatctatttttgaaacgAATAGAGTTATTAAAAGGCTGCATGTTACCGTCTTCCAGAGCCTTCCAGCCCGctcaaaacaaaaagaaaggcCCTGAAAATGTCAGCAAACGGTAGTGATCCAGCCCACGTATTCTTgaggcccaagcccaagtttGATTGTGGAAAAGAATCTACTATACGCACACACGTCCATAACACCGGAACGCGCATCAGCGCATCACTGCTAGTGTTTAATCAGTGAAAAATGCCTAGGATGCATAAAATTTAATAGGCGTTCATATTCCAGctatatgaaaaataataacGCTAAAGTGTCAAACAAGATTTGGTATTACTCGAAGCACCTCATTTTATCTGTATGTTAAAGGCTTATTCACTTCTCCTTTGAAATGGACACTacattatcatttattttaaaagatTGCACCAAAGAAAAATTCCTATGCCTCCACTTCAATCCTTTGGATCGTTTGCTACACAACCATAAGAaattttcctatgtttttcaatTCTTAAAAGTTTGCACAAGTATTCCCATACTATTTctacatttttttctattattacaTTTTGAATATCCTAGAAACTTAACAAGCCCTAAACTTATACCATTCACGTTTTGAATATTAAGTAACCATCGAGTTGTATTTTTTGTGGGGGTTGGGGGGGTGTGATAAATCTTCTCACACTTTGGTTTGTGTTTAAAGCTTGAAAACCTCCTCTCCCATTGACCCATTTATTTGTTGAAACCACGTTTTCGTATGGGAACTAGAATTGATTACCTGATGACAATGTAACCACATCACATCTATTTGTAACATACCATACCTGTTAAATAACTTCCCATTATAAAGATCTTAAATAGGAGTACAGTCTAAATAATAATGCATtgcaatctgaaaaaaaaaaacaccagttTCAAGTGGTGCACTTAACCATGTCACAAGCATATGCTCGAAATGCAATGGCGCCTGACGTGTACCCCAACCAGGCTGAGAGAGCGGTCATCGGTCGACGTCCCAACTTTCTTTTCACCTCACGCTACATGTTGCAGCGTTTGCGCCGTTGCGCTAGCATTTATGAGGTGCACCCATAATTTTTCCTACTCCAATGCTGCGTTCGCGAGCACTTTCGTGTTGCGGTTTTCCAATACGTAACCATGCGCTAGAGCGGTCGcgctctcttttttctttcttttttcattttttacccTCTTTTTAGTTTTTGAGCGAGCACGACGATCCACCCCACCACCCCGGCGCCCCTCACGCCGCCCTCCCCGACCCTATAAATTCGGCCATGTTTAAACCATTTCACCACAAACCAGCAGCAAATCAAACGATCAAATTgtaagaaaggaaaataaaaacagaAGCCCTCTTCCCCAAACTCGAGGGGGTCACGCGAACACGCTGCCAATGGCGGCGAGCACTCGAGCCCTCTTCCTCTCCTGCTTCcacggaagcggcggcggcggcggcacttcCGAGGTGAGCCGCCGCCTCGTGCTGCGGCCGCGGTACCCGTCCATGCCGCGGCGACCGAGGTCGGCCGCGGTcgccggagagggaggggaaggaggaggaggaggaggcgacggcgatctggaggcggcggccgtgggggcggaggaggaggagaaggtggcgGTGTTCGAGGTGTCCGGGATGACGTGCGCCGCGTGCGCGGGCTCGGTGGAGAAGGCCGTCAAGCGGCTCCAGGGCAtccacgacgccgccgtcgacgtcctCGGGGGCCGCGCGCAGGTCGTCTTCTACCCGGCGTTCGTCTCGGTGAGTATCGAAGGCTCCGTCGCTCCGATTtttccatatattttttttaaagcatgCCGCGTTTCTTACGGGCTGCTTGCTTCCCGCACGACCAGATTGATCAGCCTGTGGATAGCTAGGTAAATTTaataaggggaaaaaaatgaaTGATGCTTTGTGTGCGACATTTTTCGGTTCATACTCCATACCGTTAGTTGCGGGTGCTTATACGCAAAGTGGTTTGATCTTGGAAGTAGGTACACGGGAACTTTATTAAATTCCAGGCTCCCAGGCTCCGGGCTCCCAGCTATTTAGCGCGTAGAGACAAATACATAGCTGTGTAACATTAGCAGTAGATAGACAGGTAGCATATCAGACACACTGATTAAAGCATGTTTTTATGAACATGTTATTAGAAATGTCCATACGCATAGTATCACGAAAAAGGATTTGAGTGAGCTTTAATTGATGCTCCACAAGTTCAGAAATACTTGAAATGTGAGGTGGGTTCGTGAAAAGTTCTCTTTGCGGTTTAGAAGGTTACAAGTAGACATCTTTGCTTGTGACGTTGAACTGCTAGCTGCTTTTGGGGATCCCTTGAAACATGGATTGGCCTGTTGGATCCCACCAACTCCTTCAGCTGCAAGTATTAAGATTTGCACAGACCTGTAGTTTCAATATGAAGAcgtatttgataaaaaaatggaCGTCCTGCTTATTGTTTGTAGCAGACAACCTCTGCTTCTGGACAGAAAGTAGAAAGGAAGAACAATCTAATGTGCATGTGCCATGTAATTCTAATTTACCTGATATTCCCAAAACGACTGTTTCAAGTTCTTTTTACTGAAATCAGAATTTCAGATTTAACTAACTAATTTTCTGTACCACGTAAACTTTGTACTTACCTGTTTTGCTTGGCGACTTTTACACTGTTGCACTCTTCATTCTGTTGCAAAGTTCCAAATTGTTCATTTGGTGTTCCTTCCACTAGATGCAGGCATATGCCTGATTAGTTACTACTAATACTACAAGttggaatatattttcttattcAGGAACAATTTGTTACTCAcgtttatcatctcataattaCGCTCTCTGATCAGTGGCGCATTTGGGGATGCAAAATTGTAATCTTATTCCCCATCATTATTATCCTGAATATATTTTCGGAAAAactaatattttatttgatcAAGATGTGTCGCTTTTAATCAGTATCTTGAAATTTATTAGAACGAAAGGGGGTGCCTTTTCTATTATTGGATGTCATTTTCCCACTGTGCAAGGCTGTAAGTTCACTGTTAAAGATAATTTCATTTGATCCCCATTGTAGGACATGAAACAAACCAAAGATATTTCAACATAGTGGTTGCTTGGTCATGCATTTCCTTATTTGTGTCAACTCTCTCTGCATCTAGTAACTTTTGGTCAGTAATAGTTAGAAGATGCTGGCACACTTATGGATAAAGTACATTGCAAAGGACTGATATTACAATTCGAGAAATAATCTTTGATGTAAGGATTGAAGTTTTGTTTACAATCTTTTGAGTTGGGTGGCCTGTATAACACAAACAGTATTTCAGTTATCTCTGTCAGGATCCCACTATGAGCTGAAGCCTGTCTTTGTCACCGTCCCATTGGATAGTGCCTCTTTCTTCGTAGCGCTTTATATTGATTGGGAATTAAAAAGAAAGACTATTTGTGTTTTGGATCTGTTGAATTTCTAGAAAACATATATTAGTTCCATTGCATTTTGGATAACTTTGTTGTTTTCTGTATTTGATCAACATCTAACAGAACATTTTCATAGTGGTAccctttttccattttttcaATAGTTTTACTTCATGTTTTTACATTACACATGTCCACATGTTTCAATCcaatttttcttcctttcttatATGTTTGGAAATTGTGCTCATCAATGCCATTTGACAGGAGGAAAAAATTAGGGAAACCATCCAGGATGTGGGCTTTGAAGCTAAGCTGATTGATGAGGAAGTCAAGGAAAAAAACATTCTAGTATGCAGGCTGCACATAAAAGGAATGACCTGCACATCTTGTGCGAGCACAGTGGAATCCATCTTGCAAGTTGTTCCTGGTGTTCAGAGAGCTTCTGTCGCATTGGCTACTGAAGAGGCAGAAATCCGTTATGACCGTAGAATCGTTACTGCCAGTCAACTAACCCATGCAGTTGAAGAGACGGGTTTTGAAGCAATACTGATCACCACTGGAGATGATCAGAGCAGGATAGACCTCAAAGTGGATGGCACACTCAACGAGAGATCAATCATGATAGTGAAAAGCTCTGTCCAAGCTCTTCCTGGTGTGGAAGACATAAAAGTTGATCCTGAGCTCCACAAGATCACCATCTCATACAAACCTGACCAGACAGGTCCTCGAGACCTCATTGAAGTCATTGAGTCAGCTGCCTCTGGTGATCTTACTGTATCGATATACCCAGAAGCAGATGGAAGGCAGCAGCATAGACATGGGGAGATCAAGCGATACAGGCAGTCTTTCTTGTGGAGTTTAGTATTCACCATCCCGGTATTCCTCACCTCCATGGTGTTCATGTACATCCCAGGGCTGAAGGATGGGCTCGAAAAGAAGGTTATTAACATGATGAGCATTGGTGAGCTCTTGCGGTGGATTTTGTCAACGCCAGTTCAATTTGTAATTGGCCGCAGATTTTATACTGGTGCTTATAAAGCGTTATCCCACGGCTCATCAAACATGGATGTACTCATTGCTCTTGGGACCAACACAGCTTACTTCTACTCAGTTTACTCCATCCTCCGAGCTGCCTCCTCACATAATTACATGGCAACTGATTTTTTTGAAACTAGTTCAATGCTCATATCGTTTATCCTTCTTGGAAAGTACCTTGAGATCTTGGCAAAAGGGAAGACCTCTGAGGCTATTGCCAAGCTTATGGATCTTGCACCAGAAACTGCAACTATGTTGATATATGATCATGAAGGGAATGTTGTGGGCGAGAAGGAAATTGACAGTAGGTTGATTCAGAAAAATGATGTGATCAAAGTAGTCCCAGGTGGGAAAGTTGCTTCTGATGGCTTTGTTATATGGGGACAGAGCCATGTGAATGAAAGCATGATCACCGGAGAATCACGACCTGTGGCAAAGAGGAAGGGTGACACTGTCATAGGAGGGACGGTGAATGAGAATGGTGTGCTTCATGTCCGTGCAACATTTGTTGGATCAGAGAGTGCCCTTGCACAGATTGTACGGCTAGTAGAGTCAGCGCAAATGGCAAAAGCTCCTGTACAAAAGTTTGCTGATCAGATATCTAGAGTCTTTGTTCCCCTGGTAAGTTCAGTTTCATCGTGGTAATTCAACGGATATCATTTCTTATCAATTCTAAATAGTCTTCTTCATCCTTTCAGGTCATCATTCTTTCTTTGCTTACTTGGCTTGCTTGGTTCTTAGCTGGGAGGCTTCATGGTTACCCTAACTCATGGATACCATCTTCCATGGATAGCTTTCAACTAGCTCTCCAATTCGGGATATCAGTTATGGTTATTGCATGCCCTTGCGCCTTAGGGCTTGCAACTCCAACAGCTGTGATGGTTGCTACTGGAGTTGGTGCCTCACAAGGAGTTCTTATCAAGGGTGGGCAAGCTCTGGAGAGTGCACAGAAGGTCCATAAAAAAACATTGTACTTTTAGATGCACATGTTTGCAAACATCAAATTATTGACAAATTTTTTATGGCATTTATAGGTCGACTGCATCGTTTTCGACAAGACAGGGACACTAACCATTGGGAAGCCTGTTGTGGTCAACACAAGACTGTTAAAAAACATGGTCTTGCGTGAATTCTATGCTTACGTTGCAGCAGCAGAGGTATGCTTTCAAGCTTGCTAGATCTTTTTGATTCAATGCCTTTATTACTTGTAGCAAAATATCATTCCTTTGTGATATATGAAAAGGTTGGTTGAGGGCATAGATGTATGCCTAGACCCACCCAAGTTCAAGTCCTCATCGAGGCGAATTCGGATGcctatttcttcttaattaattaaaaatgtcACCTAGTTCCTCCTAGGTTGGTTAAGGTTCTTTTGTTGTGATTTGTAAAAAGAAACATTGCTCAAATTTTATCGGTTCTGGTCTTCAGGTCAACAGTGAGCACCCACTGGGTAAGGCAGTCGTGGAGCATGCCAAGAAGTTCCATTCGGAAGAGAGCCATGTCTGGACTGAAGCAAGGGATTTCATTTCAGTGACAGGGCACGGTGTCAAGGCAAAAATAAGTGGCAGGGCTGTTATGGTGGGAAACAAGAGCTTTATGTTGACTTCAGGCATTGATATCCCGGTGGAAGCTTTGGAAATCCTAAcggaagaagaggagaaggcCCAAACAGCGATCATTGTGGCTATGGATCAAGAAGTCGTGGGCATTATCTCTGTATCTGATCCAATAAAACCAAATGCCCGCGAAGTGATTTCGTATCTCAAATCTATGAAGGTGGAGAGTATAATGGTGACTGGGGACAACTGGGGGACTGCCAATGCCATTAGCAAAGAGGTTGGCATTGAGAACACAGTTGCAGAAGCGAAACCAGAGCAGAAAGCTGAGAAGGTGAAAGAACTTCAGGTGAGCTATCATAAAATCTTTTGCATGTCTCCTGGTTTTTTTTGCCGTACCGTTATTTGGTTATTCACACCctccgatttttttttactcttgcAGTCGGCCGGAAGGACCGTGGCAATGGTTGGTGATGGAATCAACGATTCTCCAGCGCTTGTATCAGCCGACGTTGGCCTGGCGATTGGCGCAGGCACTGACGTCGCCATTGAAGCGGCCGACATCGTCCTCATGAAGAGCAACCTGGAAGACGTGATCACCGCCATCGATCTGTCCAGAAAAACCTTCTTCCGCATACGGATGAACTACGTCTGGGCGCTCGGCTACAACATCATCGGCATACCGATCGCTGCCGGGGTGCTCTTCCCGTCGACCCGGTTCCGCTTGCCGCCATGGGTCGCCGGCGCTGCGATGGCTGCTTCCTCCGTTAGCGTCGTCTGCTGGTCCCTGCTGTTGAGGTACTACAAGAGCCCAAAACTGGGCCGTTGATCATGCAGTACACACGCATAGCATTTGCTTAGAATAAGAGGTGTAGATATCTGTTGACAATGTGCTAATGTGGTTCTAAAAGAAATGTGCTAGTGTGTGTTGTGTGGCACCTGAAATGTGTACATTACCTACGTATATATGCACCGTGTGTTTACAAGTGTTAAATATGGAGCACTTTGCCAACACTAGCAGGTGATACGTTGTAGTGCAATCCATCTAATCTTGGCACTTCCTAACAATGGAGGGGACAGGTCGTCAATCTCAAAAGCAGAAATGCTAATGCTTCGTGATGATGCCCGGGTTTCCCGTGCAACTTGGCTAATCGACGTTGGTAGTTACCTAACTCTTTTTCTGGGTGGCATCATAGTAACCTAACTAAGCAGTTTAGCACGCAACGCGCAATTGAGCACACTTCGAACCAAAAGATGCCCTGAACTTTACTACTACTACCTACGTGGCTCGCAGTGGGAACATTTGGTATCTGAGCTGAAACTTTGCATGGGAATTTGGGATAATTTGGCCACTTGCATTCTGAGCTGAAAGATAGTGCTCCGACTAGGGCAGTGGAGCTATCTTGCCGAGAGCAGGCAAACACAACTGGTTCAGTCTTCAGCTTAGCTACCTATACACCTTCGCTCTTGTGGCCGATCATTGTCAAGGGCCATAACCCAGCCACCGAATTAAGGCTTCTACCTGATCCACTGACCTCATTGCACTTGATGATAGTATACGATCATACGACTCTGGAAAACATGCTCGATGGCTATCGGTTGCATTATTGAATTTGTTGCTTGATCCGCCCCATGAACAACAGTAACCCATCATAAACATTGGGACCTGTAGTGAGTTTTTATGGGCTCCATAGCCTGTTAAAGCAAAAGGTTACTTTAGATCCTTAAATAAAGGTCTCTCAACCACAAATCTAGATATAAAATAACCCTAACTATTAAAGCCAATACAAATTTAATCCCTCAGTGAGAGATCGAGCAGGAATTCCTAACGGCGGTGACACCGAGCTAGGATATCCCCTCTCTTCAAAGTCGCTGCAGCTCAGGGTAGGTGTGCTATACGCTGTTGGGAAGAGAGAGGGCGAGGGAGTTTaggctttttttttataatgtgaatgacatgtggatcttatatttttaaaagttttaatgtaCCATTATTACTAACATATAGGTcccattatatatttatttttattatttttttcagatgGTGTCACACATAAACTCCACGTCAAACAAAGACTAAGTCAACGTGTTATGTAGGACAAAACAACCATCTAAAAAGATCAAGAGACTTGATTTGTATAGGTTTTGCTAGTTGGGCTACGCATTATAGCTGGTTTTACAATTGAGGGATACGATTCAAAACTCGACTCCTAGACAAAGGACCTACAATTGGACGTTATCCCCTGTTAAAAGGCACACGGCTAGACCAGACCAGACCACCTACGTTGATCGTTCATCGTGTCCGAAGCCTAATAAAGCCCAAACAAAGGATTTTCGGCCCAGCACAGCCTAGCTCCACATAGgagaaagtacacccaaggtccctcaacttgtcatctaattacaaaatcgtcccccaaccgcaaaaccgcaCACAAGGCATCcatcaacttacaaaaccattgTAGACTAGATCACTCGGCGGTTTTAACCCTGGTTTTGTCCGAAgtggtggctgagtcagcgtgagacccatgtgggacccacatgtcattgaaaCATTAGTCTATTTTCCCACACTTCTTTCTATCCCCTCCCTTCCAAGCAGATCGGCAACGGCGTGGGGAGCGGCCGTCCGGCCGGCGGAGCGggcaggcgacggcgcggggagcggccgggcggcgggTGCTCGTCCTCCTGGTCATCGAGGCCAGTGGCCGGCATGCTGGTCGGCAACGGGCGCAAGCACCAGGCTCTGACGACGAGGTTCTCCAAGACGGGCGCTTGTCCCCCCGGTCTGCGGCGAAACGGCATTCGGCATGGCGGACGAAGGCGGCGCAACATCCGGGTGGGGGAGAAGCGAGcggaggagggtggcggcgatgaagcggtggagggcggcggcgtccctCCCCCTGGTGGCGATGGAGACCCAGCGGCCCTTCCACAGGCGGCGCAATGCACGGTCATCGGCACCACCATATGCCGGCCGTTCTtgtgctgccgccaccgccaagccgacaccgacgccggcggcgagcgcggggaGGCGTTGACCgagctggaggaggacgacAAGATGGCGCGCGGCGCTGGAGGACTCCTCATGCGCCGTTTGCCGCTTCCTCCACTCCGCCGCcctgctcctcgtcgccgtccgcTCCATCCCTAAGGAGCTCTCCCCTCGCCTCCTCTGGACCCCCGCCTTCGAGTTCATCGCCAACGACCGTGGCCACCCCACCTCCTCCATTCCACGCGGTGGAGCTCGCCGACGACTGATTTGGACttgggaggagctcgccggcctccccgcgcctcctctGGGCCCTCGCCTTCGAACTCATCGCCGACGACCGCGGCCACCCCGCCTCCTCTCTTTCCACGcggtggagctcgccggcgatgaACGATTTGGACTTGGGAGGAGCTCACCGGCCTctccgcgcctccgccgtgccTCCACTCTCGCTCGTTCGCTGGCCTCCGCCGTGCCTCTGCCGATGCTCAAGGGGAgaaatgggagagagagagagagaggagtaacggaggggagggagaagagaaagggtgttgacgtggcatcctgacatgtggggtccacatgggtcccacattGACTCAGCCACCACATCGGACAAAACCgtggtcaaaaccaccgagggattttgcaatggttttgtaagttggggatgcgttgtatccagTTTTGcagttgggggacgattttgtaattcgataacaagttgagggaccttgggtgtactttttccctccACATACGATATTCGTGTTGCGGCCCATGAGGCCATAGACCATCAGTTACCCCAGCCCGACCCATC
This window of the Oryza sativa Japonica Group chromosome 4, ASM3414082v1 genome carries:
- the LOC4336624 gene encoding L-serine ammonia-lyase — encoded protein: MGSRGGSGGDGAESHGYAADIHSIREAQARIAPYVHKTPVLSSTSIDAIVGKQLFFKCECFQKAGAFKIRGASNSIFALDDDEASKGVVTHSSGNHAAAVALAAKLRGIPAYIVIPRNAPACKVDNVKRYGGHIIWSDVSIESRESVAKRVQEETGAILVHPFNNKNTISGQGTVSLELLEEVPEIDTIIVPISGGGLISGVALAAKAINPSIRILAAEPKGADDSAQSKAAGKIITLPSTNTIADGLRAFLGDLTWPVVRDLVDDIIVVDDNAIVDAMKMCYEMLKVAVEPSGAIGLAAALSDEFKQSSAWHESSKIGIIVSGGNVDLGVLWESLYKR